Part of the Lotus japonicus ecotype B-129 chromosome 6, LjGifu_v1.2 genome, gataaatttgagcaccatctatcacattttgatcacaaattaaaattttataaaatatatatgtgggacgggccgggtgacccgagtgtcaacccgaacctGACCTTACCCGAAGTCGGACAACTCAatgatcaacccgaacccggtcaCTTTTAACGATAGGGCAgggttcaacccggccctaaaggcttgggccgggacggattggcgggtagggtcgggtcttgtacacccctagtcCTAAGGTCGGCTTTGTGGCTCCTCATCTTCCTTGACCCTTCAGTTGCAGGGGCGGGTGTGTAATCATGTTACACGAAATAACAGTAACTGATATCCTTGATTGTTGGGCGGTTATGACGGGCAATTCATTAGTCTTTGGAATATGAATGTTCTTCATTAATGTGTTATTATGTTGGCAGAGACTATTTGCGCCCCCTTTTTTGCTAAGTCCGCCATCCCCAAACACGCGAAAAGACTAAAATACCCTTcagtaatttaaatttaaaaaaaaaaaaaaaactaccttatCTCTACAAACCCTCCCCCCTCTTTCAACCGTATACCATCTTCCTCTCCCACCCAATTTCAAAAGTTTCAACCCTCACAAAATCAAGTATCTCAAACCCACAACCAAgtcaagaagaggaagagaaaggaggacaaccagtaagaagaagaagtaagaagaagaagttgaagtagaagaggaagaaggagaccaAGTCAAGAAGGAGTAACCCACAAAATACAACAACAACCCATAACCCACAAGAAGAACAACAATGTAAGTTATttcttacaagttttcgaggcTTAGGTTGTATTTCGTGTTAAATTTCAGTCCCTCGATTTGATTCTGCAATGGGAGGAGGTTTCGTGACTTTCCCGCACTCTAAACCGCGGACAGGTTTTATGGCTACCGCATGTTTAAGTGCGGTACGCCTGTCAAATCTTTTATACCTACCGCATGTTTAAGTGCGGTACGCCTGTCAAATCTTTTATACCTACCGCAAGTTTAAGTGCGGTTAGCCTGTCAAATCTTTTATACCTACCGCAAGTTTAAGTGCGGTTAgcttgtcaatttttttttaattctctctGAATTTTCTCTGAatgtttataaattattttttatgttagcAAACTGTTGTTTATGTTAATAAACTGTTGTTTATGTTAATAAATTGTTGTGCATGAGtattaatttttgtatttttaattttcaggcCTCCTAGGAAAACTGCCCGTGTTGTTGGTCCTTCTACTGAACCTACTGCTCCACGGGATCGTAGCTCCACTCATGCTTCTAACCGCAAACGGTCAGAAGAGGCTAATAGAGGAAGGGGTAGAGGAAGGGGTCGAGGAAGGGGTAGAGGAAGGGGTAGGAATGCTGAACAAGAGCCTGCTGTACAGGATCAGCAGGATGATGAGATTATGGCTGATCAGCCGGATGATGACACTGAGGCGGAGGAGGAGACTAGTGGTGAGGAGGAGActagtggtgaggaggaggcTGAGGAGGATGTCGGTGCTGACCTCGAGGCGGAGTTTGATGAGGAGTCTGGTGATGAGGACGATGAGAACAGGTTGTGGTATGAGGGAGGTCCGTTTGACCTTTGCTTGTTGACTAAGTATGACGAACATATAGCTCGTGACATATGGAGGTCATACAAGCGGCCAAATTATGAGACTAGAGGTGTGCTCAAGACCTATAATCATGGGAGGATGTGTCATCCTGTAGTCCATCATGCTCGGCACATAAGGGGTGCGGTGCATAATGCAGGTTTGCGGTGGGTGATGAAATGCACAAGCCCGAGTGTTGACCAGAGCATTATTTCTGCTTTTGTTGAGCGATGGCATCCTGAGACGTCATCTTTCCACTTACCCTGGGGGGAAATGACGATCACACTTGAAGATGTCTCAGCATTACTCCACTTGCCCGTAGAGGGTGAGTTCTTCTCCTTTGGTAACCCGACTAGGGAAGAGGCGGCTCCTGCGGTTGCTCAGTTACTTGATGTGGACATTGAGCTTGTGATGGAGGAGTTTGATGCTTGTAGGGGTCCATCTCTTCGCTTTAGCTTTCTCCAAGCTATTGTGGAGAAACACGTAGAGGCCAACAATGAAGTTCCTGCATGCCGAGCTTATATGCTGCGGTTGATTGGCATGACCCTTTTCTGTGACAAGAGCAACACATATATTGGTGCTGTGTATTTGTCTCTGTTTGAAGATGTT contains:
- the LOC130721909 gene encoding protein MAIN-LIKE 1-like, with protein sequence MPPRKTARVVGPSTEPTAPRDRSSTHASNRKRSEEANRGRGRGRGRGRGRGRGRNAEQEPAVQDQQDDEIMADQPDDDTEAEEETSGEEETSGEEEAEEDVGADLEAEFDEESGDEDDENRLWYEGGPFDLCLLTKYDEHIARDIWRSYKRPNYETRGVLKTYNHGRMCHPVVHHARHIRGAVHNAGLRWVMKCTSPSVDQSIISAFVERWHPETSSFHLPWGEMTITLEDVSALLHLPVEGEFFSFGNPTREEAAPAVAQLLDVDIELVMEEFDACRGPSLRFSFLQAIVEKHVEANNEVPACRAYMLRLIGMTLFCDKSNTYIGAVYLSLFEDVENASRWNWGAATLAYLYGQLGEASRNGAKSVAGYLSLLQSWVFAHFPGSVFERRDNPAYTPDRPVALTWEALRGTTEVAQKRMNLDTFPASSVIWRPYV